The genomic window CGGATGGCTCAGGCTCGTGTCGGCGATCGGCGGATTTGTTATAGTCGCCGTGGTTGCCGGAGCAGCCTATGGTGCCGCTCGCTACACAAGAGAACTTCGCGATACCCGCGACGAGGTCAACGCGCTCAACAGCGAGCTGGAGCAACGGGTCGCCACTCGCACCGAGGACCTGGCAAAGGCGCGCGATCGGGCCGAAGTGCTTTTGTCCGAGGTCAATCACAGGGTTGCCAACAGCTTGGCGCTTGTTTCGTCATTAGTGAACTTGCAGTCAAAGGCCGTCGGAGATCACGCCGCAAAAGATGCGCTCGCCGAAACGCAGGATCGCATATTTGCGATTTCGCTCGTGCACAGGCGGCTCTACGGCTCGTCCGACGTTCGCTCGGTTGACTTGGACGAATATCTGACTGGCCTGCTCGATCACCTGCGTACGTCAATGCGCAGCCAGGTTCACGGTGTCAGCCTGTCTTACCACATCGAGCCGATCGAGCTTGAAACGGATACCAGCATCAATCTCGGCGTGGTGCTCACCGAACTGGTCACCAATGCCTTCAAATACGCCTATCCGGATGGCGTAGGAGAAATTCGCGTCCGGCTCAGCAAGCTTACAGGCGAGCAAGCGGAACTGGTGGTTGAAGACGATGGGATTGGAAAGGCTGAAGGCACTCCCGCCAAAGGAACCGGCGTTGGCAGCAGGATCATCCATGCCATGTGCATCAGCCTGGGCGCCCAGATCGAGTATCAAACGCTTCAGCCGGGAACCGCCGCTCATTTGGTGTTTTCGACGAAACCACGGCGCTCTACCGCCGCATAGTAGACCGCGCCGTTACAAGATGAAAAACTGACTGCGGCGAACCGAGAGCGTTTTAGGCGACGACTGCGGAGGGCAGCACTGGGGAGGAATTACGATGCCGTTCGGTCGCACCATGACCGCCTTCCGATGGCCGGTCGGGCTGTCGGTAGCCCTGCTTTTGATCCCGATGCTAGACGCAGTCACTGCTGTGGGCGCCCAGGCCGGCGCTCCTGGCATTACGCAGCGGACAGTATTCCCCGCCTTCGATCCACATGCGCCCTCATGCAACGCCCCGGCTGGTCTCACCAAAGTGCTGGCCTATGTGCAGGAGAACGACCGTGACTTCTTGCAAGGGGTCGACCATGGCCTGACCATGGCCGCAAAAAATCGGGGCTTGGAATATCGAAGAGTTCTGGTGGAAAATGATGTGGGAAAGGCGATAACCCAGGTTCAGTCGTTGGTGGCGGCAAAGGTTGGCGCCATGGTTGCCAC from Mesorhizobium sp. AR02 includes these protein-coding regions:
- a CDS encoding sensor histidine kinase — protein: MAIVATNFWLGQRAQFYFDDANEARDTRVAAVELRNAMQTAEASERGFVITGNEIYLGPYQTAKAQAQRHLQALQTLLTSYPNSESTLQRLSAIITTKFDELDQTIALKRDQRDAEILAIFRTNRGKALTDEANVYFSGIIGRADDRLTSGVAEQRANSGWLRLVSAIGGFVIVAVVAGAAYGAARYTRELRDTRDEVNALNSELEQRVATRTEDLAKARDRAEVLLSEVNHRVANSLALVSSLVNLQSKAVGDHAAKDALAETQDRIFAISLVHRRLYGSSDVRSVDLDEYLTGLLDHLRTSMRSQVHGVSLSYHIEPIELETDTSINLGVVLTELVTNAFKYAYPDGVGEIRVRLSKLTGEQAELVVEDDGIGKAEGTPAKGTGVGSRIIHAMCISLGAQIEYQTLQPGTAAHLVFSTKPRRSTAA